A DNA window from Coffea arabica cultivar ET-39 chromosome 6c, Coffea Arabica ET-39 HiFi, whole genome shotgun sequence contains the following coding sequences:
- the LOC113697075 gene encoding uncharacterized protein isoform X3 yields the protein MTLNASHFVANFEPKRDAYGFTVRPQHLHRYREYSTIYKEEEEERFHKWNCFLQQQTESTVSPENVKTVEPEVTEQQIKPIQQLTAEGDASGGVESVPDILEENDAEKEVPAIIPKESSEVHKWVPVRPSLCHIEDMMSSRAKKGKSMIDELITTDHNHLPSIMEESHSGEELEQAHEEEHYDSKRDAGPDAPKERGASINGVCTESLFPWKELEFLVHGGVPRDLRGEVWQAFVGVRTRRVERYYQDLLAPESDAGKDRDGDKSQSLEDRKGPNENSVHVPESLRKQIEKDLTRTFPGHPALNENGRNSLRRLLLAYARHNPSVGYCQAMNFFAGLLLLMMPEENAFWTLVGIIDDYFDGYYSQEMIECQVDQLVFEELMRERFPKLVNHLDYLGVQVTWISGPWFLSIFVNMLPWESVLRVWDVLLFEGNRVMLFRTALALMELYACMGFLSVTEDRLQGLREKHRPAVLAAVEERLKGARVWKDPKGLATKLYSFKHKPESLTKDPRVEEASGDKLIGRDVSHLESHATTDLNELLDGLNIDSEVDSLPDLQEQVVWMKVELCRLLEEKRTAILRAEELETALMEMVKQDNRRQLSARVEQLEREVAELQQALSDKTQQENAMIQVLMRVEQEQKVTEDARILAEQDAAAQRYAVEVLQEKHNKALASIAEMEKRVVMAESMLEATLQYESGQVKALASPGSVRPDSPRDMPRKTGLLPFGLGWRDRNKDA from the exons ATGACGCTCAACGCTTCCCATTTTGTCGCCAATTTCGAGCCCAAACG GGATGCATATGGATTTACTGTGAGACCTCAGCATCTTCATAGATATAGGGAATACTCTACCATCTACAAG gaagaggaagaggaaagaTTTCACAAGTGGAATTGCTTTCTGCAACAGCAAACAGAGTCTACTGTATCTCCGGAGAATGTCAAAACTGTGGAACCTGAAGTTACGGAGCAGCAAATTAAGCCTATTCAGCAGTTGACTGCAGAAGGGGATGCTTCAGGTGGAGTTGAGTCTGTTCCAGACATACTCGAAGAAAATGATGCTGAGAAGGAGGTGCCAGCTATTATACCAAAGGAATCTTCTGAGGTGCATAAGTGGGTCCCTGTTAGACCATCTCTCTGTCACATAGAGGATATGATGAGTTCTCGTGCAAAGAAGGGAAAAAGCATGATAGATGAGCTTATAACCACTGACCATAACCATCTTCCCTCAATTATGGAGGAGAGTCACTCAGGAGAGGAACTTGAGCAAGCACATGAAGAAGAACACTACGACAGCAAAAGGGATGCTGGCCCTGATGCTCCTAAAGAAAGAGGTGCTTCCATCAATGGAGTCTGTACAGAATCCTTGTTTCCTTGGAAAGAACTGGAGTTCCTTGTTCATGGAGGAGTGCCAAGGGATTTGAGGGGAGAG GTATGGCAAGCCTTTGTTGGAGTTAGGACACGCAGGGTAGAGAGATACTACCAGGATTTGCTGGCTCCAGAAAGTGATGCTGGTAAGGACCGGGATGGTGataaatcacaatcacttgAAGATAGAAAGGGACCGAATGAGAATAGTGTCCATGTGCCTGAAAGTTTGAGAAAGCAAATTGAGAAG GATCTGACTAGAACATTTCCTGGACATCCTGCATTAAATGAAAATGGTAGAAATTCTTTGAGGCGTTTACTTTTGGCATATGCTCGACATAACCCATCAGTTGGGTATTGCCAG GCTATGAATTTTTTTGCTGGCTTATTACTTCTTATGATGCCTGAGGAAAATGCCTTTTG GACTTTGGTCGGTATCATTGATGATTACTTTGATGGTTATTACTCTCAGGAAATGATAGAATGCCAG GTTGATCAACTTGTTTTTGAGGAGTTGATGCGTGAAAGGTTTCCTAAACTGG TCAATCATCTCGATTACTTGGGAGTGCAGGTTACATGGATATCCGGGCCATGGTTCCTTTCAATTTTTGTTAATATGCTTCCATGGGAAAGTG TTCTTCGGGTTTGGGATGTTCTTTTGTTTGAAGGAAATCGTGTTATGTTATTTCGGACAGCACTTGCTTTGATGGAGTTATATG CTTGCATGGGTTTCTTGAGTGTCACTGAAGATAGATTGCAAGGGCTAAGAGAGAAACACCGGCCAGCTGTACTTGCAGCTGTGGAGGAAAGATTGAAAGGGGCTCGAGTTTGGAAAGACCCCAAAGGTCTAGCAACTAAGCTGTATAGTTTCAAGCATAAGCCTGAATCCCTGACAAAAGATCCTAGAGTGGAAGAAGCTTCAGGTGACAAGCTAATTGGTCGTGATGTATCACATTTGGAGTCTCATGCTACTACTGATTTGAATGAATTGCTTGATGGCTTAAACATTGATTCAGAAGTAGATTCACTTCCAGATCTTCAAGAACAG GTTGTATGGATGAAAGTGGAGCTGTGCAGATTACTAGAGGAAAAAAGAACTGCAATTCTAAG AGCTGAAGAGTTGGAGACAGCCCTTATGGAGATGGTCAAGCAAGATAATAGACGTCAACTGAGTGCAAGG GTTGAGCAGTTAGAGCGTGAGGTAGCAGAGTTACAGCAAGCACTTTCTGATAAGACACAGCAGGAGAATGCTATGATTCAG GTCCTGATGCGAGTTGAGCAGGAACAGAAAGTAACAGAAGATGCTCGAATTTTGGCTGAGCAAGATGCAGCTGCTCAGAGATATGCAGTGGAAGTTCTTCAG GAAAAACACAACAAAGCTCTGGCTTCAATTGCTGAGATGGAAAAGAGAGTAGTTATGGCAGAATCGATGCTGGAAGCTACTTTGCAATATGAATCTGGCCAAGTTAAAGCCCTAGCTTCTCCCGG GTCTGTTCGTCCAGATTCTCCTCGGGATATGCCAAGGAAGACTGGTTTGCTCCCTTTCGGCCTTGGCTGGCGTGACAGGAACAAG GACGCATGA
- the LOC113697075 gene encoding uncharacterized protein isoform X4 has product MTLNASHFVANFEPKRDAYGFTVRPQHLHRYREYSTIYKEEEEERFHKWNCFLQQQTESTVSPENVKTVEPEVTEQQIKPIQQLTAEGDASGGVESVPDILEENDAEKEVPAIIPKESSEVHKWVPVRPSLCHIEDMMSSRAKKGKSMIDELITTDHNHLPSIMEESHSGEELEQAHEEEHYDSKRDAGPDAPKERGASINGVCTESLFPWKELEFLVHGGVPRDLRGEVWQAFVGVRTRRVERYYQDLLAPESDAGKDRDGDKSQSLEDRKGPNENSVHVPESLRKQIEKDLTRTFPGHPALNENGRNSLRRLLLAYARHNPSVGYCQAMNFFAGLLLLMMPEENAFWTLVGIIDDYFDGYYSQEMIECQVDQLVFEELMRERFPKLVNHLDYLGVQVTWISGPWFLSIFVNMLPWESVLRVWDVLLFEGNRVMLFRTALALMELYGPVIVTTKDAADAISLLQSLAGSTFDSSQLVLTACMGFLSVTEDRLQGLREKHRPAVLAAVEERLKGARVWKDPKGLATKLYSFKHKPESLTKDPRVEEASGDKLIGRDVSHLESHATTDLNELLDGLNIDSEVDSLPDLQEQVVWMKVELCRLLEEKRTAILSLIG; this is encoded by the exons ATGACGCTCAACGCTTCCCATTTTGTCGCCAATTTCGAGCCCAAACG GGATGCATATGGATTTACTGTGAGACCTCAGCATCTTCATAGATATAGGGAATACTCTACCATCTACAAG gaagaggaagaggaaagaTTTCACAAGTGGAATTGCTTTCTGCAACAGCAAACAGAGTCTACTGTATCTCCGGAGAATGTCAAAACTGTGGAACCTGAAGTTACGGAGCAGCAAATTAAGCCTATTCAGCAGTTGACTGCAGAAGGGGATGCTTCAGGTGGAGTTGAGTCTGTTCCAGACATACTCGAAGAAAATGATGCTGAGAAGGAGGTGCCAGCTATTATACCAAAGGAATCTTCTGAGGTGCATAAGTGGGTCCCTGTTAGACCATCTCTCTGTCACATAGAGGATATGATGAGTTCTCGTGCAAAGAAGGGAAAAAGCATGATAGATGAGCTTATAACCACTGACCATAACCATCTTCCCTCAATTATGGAGGAGAGTCACTCAGGAGAGGAACTTGAGCAAGCACATGAAGAAGAACACTACGACAGCAAAAGGGATGCTGGCCCTGATGCTCCTAAAGAAAGAGGTGCTTCCATCAATGGAGTCTGTACAGAATCCTTGTTTCCTTGGAAAGAACTGGAGTTCCTTGTTCATGGAGGAGTGCCAAGGGATTTGAGGGGAGAG GTATGGCAAGCCTTTGTTGGAGTTAGGACACGCAGGGTAGAGAGATACTACCAGGATTTGCTGGCTCCAGAAAGTGATGCTGGTAAGGACCGGGATGGTGataaatcacaatcacttgAAGATAGAAAGGGACCGAATGAGAATAGTGTCCATGTGCCTGAAAGTTTGAGAAAGCAAATTGAGAAG GATCTGACTAGAACATTTCCTGGACATCCTGCATTAAATGAAAATGGTAGAAATTCTTTGAGGCGTTTACTTTTGGCATATGCTCGACATAACCCATCAGTTGGGTATTGCCAG GCTATGAATTTTTTTGCTGGCTTATTACTTCTTATGATGCCTGAGGAAAATGCCTTTTG GACTTTGGTCGGTATCATTGATGATTACTTTGATGGTTATTACTCTCAGGAAATGATAGAATGCCAG GTTGATCAACTTGTTTTTGAGGAGTTGATGCGTGAAAGGTTTCCTAAACTGG TCAATCATCTCGATTACTTGGGAGTGCAGGTTACATGGATATCCGGGCCATGGTTCCTTTCAATTTTTGTTAATATGCTTCCATGGGAAAGTG TTCTTCGGGTTTGGGATGTTCTTTTGTTTGAAGGAAATCGTGTTATGTTATTTCGGACAGCACTTGCTTTGATGGAGTTATATG GTCCAGTTATAGTCACAACCAAGGATGCTGCAGATGCCATAAGTTTATTGCAATCCTTGGCTGGTTCAACTTTTGATAGCAGCCAACTTGTTTTGACAGCTTGCATGGGTTTCTTGAGTGTCACTGAAGATAGATTGCAAGGGCTAAGAGAGAAACACCGGCCAGCTGTACTTGCAGCTGTGGAGGAAAGATTGAAAGGGGCTCGAGTTTGGAAAGACCCCAAAGGTCTAGCAACTAAGCTGTATAGTTTCAAGCATAAGCCTGAATCCCTGACAAAAGATCCTAGAGTGGAAGAAGCTTCAGGTGACAAGCTAATTGGTCGTGATGTATCACATTTGGAGTCTCATGCTACTACTGATTTGAATGAATTGCTTGATGGCTTAAACATTGATTCAGAAGTAGATTCACTTCCAGATCTTCAAGAACAG GTTGTATGGATGAAAGTGGAGCTGTGCAGATTACTAGAGGAAAAAAGAACTGCAATTCTAAG TCTTATAGGATAA
- the LOC113697075 gene encoding uncharacterized protein isoform X1 gives MTLNASHFVANFEPKRDAYGFTVRPQHLHRYREYSTIYKEEEEERFHKWNCFLQQQTESTVSPENVKTVEPEVTEQQIKPIQQLTAEGDASGGVESVPDILEENDAEKEVPAIIPKESSEVHKWVPVRPSLCHIEDMMSSRAKKGKSMIDELITTDHNHLPSIMEESHSGEELEQAHEEEHYDSKRDAGPDAPKERGASINGVCTESLFPWKELEFLVHGGVPRDLRGEVWQAFVGVRTRRVERYYQDLLAPESDAGKDRDGDKSQSLEDRKGPNENSVHVPESLRKQIEKDLTRTFPGHPALNENGRNSLRRLLLAYARHNPSVGYCQAMNFFAGLLLLMMPEENAFWTLVGIIDDYFDGYYSQEMIECQVDQLVFEELMRERFPKLVNHLDYLGVQVTWISGPWFLSIFVNMLPWESVLRVWDVLLFEGNRVMLFRTALALMELYGPVIVTTKDAADAISLLQSLAGSTFDSSQLVLTACMGFLSVTEDRLQGLREKHRPAVLAAVEERLKGARVWKDPKGLATKLYSFKHKPESLTKDPRVEEASGDKLIGRDVSHLESHATTDLNELLDGLNIDSEVDSLPDLQEQVVWMKVELCRLLEEKRTAILRAEELETALMEMVKQDNRRQLSARVEQLEREVAELQQALSDKTQQENAMIQVLMRVEQEQKVTEDARILAEQDAAAQRYAVEVLQEKHNKALASIAEMEKRVVMAESMLEATLQYESGQVKALASPGSVRPDSPRDMPRKTGLLPFGLGWRDRNKDA, from the exons ATGACGCTCAACGCTTCCCATTTTGTCGCCAATTTCGAGCCCAAACG GGATGCATATGGATTTACTGTGAGACCTCAGCATCTTCATAGATATAGGGAATACTCTACCATCTACAAG gaagaggaagaggaaagaTTTCACAAGTGGAATTGCTTTCTGCAACAGCAAACAGAGTCTACTGTATCTCCGGAGAATGTCAAAACTGTGGAACCTGAAGTTACGGAGCAGCAAATTAAGCCTATTCAGCAGTTGACTGCAGAAGGGGATGCTTCAGGTGGAGTTGAGTCTGTTCCAGACATACTCGAAGAAAATGATGCTGAGAAGGAGGTGCCAGCTATTATACCAAAGGAATCTTCTGAGGTGCATAAGTGGGTCCCTGTTAGACCATCTCTCTGTCACATAGAGGATATGATGAGTTCTCGTGCAAAGAAGGGAAAAAGCATGATAGATGAGCTTATAACCACTGACCATAACCATCTTCCCTCAATTATGGAGGAGAGTCACTCAGGAGAGGAACTTGAGCAAGCACATGAAGAAGAACACTACGACAGCAAAAGGGATGCTGGCCCTGATGCTCCTAAAGAAAGAGGTGCTTCCATCAATGGAGTCTGTACAGAATCCTTGTTTCCTTGGAAAGAACTGGAGTTCCTTGTTCATGGAGGAGTGCCAAGGGATTTGAGGGGAGAG GTATGGCAAGCCTTTGTTGGAGTTAGGACACGCAGGGTAGAGAGATACTACCAGGATTTGCTGGCTCCAGAAAGTGATGCTGGTAAGGACCGGGATGGTGataaatcacaatcacttgAAGATAGAAAGGGACCGAATGAGAATAGTGTCCATGTGCCTGAAAGTTTGAGAAAGCAAATTGAGAAG GATCTGACTAGAACATTTCCTGGACATCCTGCATTAAATGAAAATGGTAGAAATTCTTTGAGGCGTTTACTTTTGGCATATGCTCGACATAACCCATCAGTTGGGTATTGCCAG GCTATGAATTTTTTTGCTGGCTTATTACTTCTTATGATGCCTGAGGAAAATGCCTTTTG GACTTTGGTCGGTATCATTGATGATTACTTTGATGGTTATTACTCTCAGGAAATGATAGAATGCCAG GTTGATCAACTTGTTTTTGAGGAGTTGATGCGTGAAAGGTTTCCTAAACTGG TCAATCATCTCGATTACTTGGGAGTGCAGGTTACATGGATATCCGGGCCATGGTTCCTTTCAATTTTTGTTAATATGCTTCCATGGGAAAGTG TTCTTCGGGTTTGGGATGTTCTTTTGTTTGAAGGAAATCGTGTTATGTTATTTCGGACAGCACTTGCTTTGATGGAGTTATATG GTCCAGTTATAGTCACAACCAAGGATGCTGCAGATGCCATAAGTTTATTGCAATCCTTGGCTGGTTCAACTTTTGATAGCAGCCAACTTGTTTTGACAGCTTGCATGGGTTTCTTGAGTGTCACTGAAGATAGATTGCAAGGGCTAAGAGAGAAACACCGGCCAGCTGTACTTGCAGCTGTGGAGGAAAGATTGAAAGGGGCTCGAGTTTGGAAAGACCCCAAAGGTCTAGCAACTAAGCTGTATAGTTTCAAGCATAAGCCTGAATCCCTGACAAAAGATCCTAGAGTGGAAGAAGCTTCAGGTGACAAGCTAATTGGTCGTGATGTATCACATTTGGAGTCTCATGCTACTACTGATTTGAATGAATTGCTTGATGGCTTAAACATTGATTCAGAAGTAGATTCACTTCCAGATCTTCAAGAACAG GTTGTATGGATGAAAGTGGAGCTGTGCAGATTACTAGAGGAAAAAAGAACTGCAATTCTAAG AGCTGAAGAGTTGGAGACAGCCCTTATGGAGATGGTCAAGCAAGATAATAGACGTCAACTGAGTGCAAGG GTTGAGCAGTTAGAGCGTGAGGTAGCAGAGTTACAGCAAGCACTTTCTGATAAGACACAGCAGGAGAATGCTATGATTCAG GTCCTGATGCGAGTTGAGCAGGAACAGAAAGTAACAGAAGATGCTCGAATTTTGGCTGAGCAAGATGCAGCTGCTCAGAGATATGCAGTGGAAGTTCTTCAG GAAAAACACAACAAAGCTCTGGCTTCAATTGCTGAGATGGAAAAGAGAGTAGTTATGGCAGAATCGATGCTGGAAGCTACTTTGCAATATGAATCTGGCCAAGTTAAAGCCCTAGCTTCTCCCGG GTCTGTTCGTCCAGATTCTCCTCGGGATATGCCAAGGAAGACTGGTTTGCTCCCTTTCGGCCTTGGCTGGCGTGACAGGAACAAG GACGCATGA
- the LOC113697075 gene encoding uncharacterized protein isoform X2, translating into MTLNASHFVANFEPKRDAYGFTVRPQHLHRYREYSTIYKEEEEERFHKWNCFLQQQTESTVSPENVKTVEPEVTEQQIKPIQQLTAEGDASGGVESVPDILEENDAEKEVPAIIPKESSEVHKWVPVRPSLCHIEDMMSSRAKKGKSMIDELITTDHNHLPSIMEESHSGEELEQAHEEEHYDSKRDAGPDAPKERGASINGVCTESLFPWKELEFLVHGGVPRDLRGEVWQAFVGVRTRRVERYYQDLLAPESDAGKDRDGDKSQSLEDRKGPNENSVHVPESLRKQIEKDLTRTFPGHPALNENGRNSLRRLLLAYARHNPSVGYCQAMNFFAGLLLLMMPEENAFWTLVGIIDDYFDGYYSQEMIECQVDQLVFEELMRERFPKLVNHLDYLGVQVTWISGPWFLSIFVNMLPWESVLRVWDVLLFEGNRVMLFRTALALMELYGPVIVTTKDAADAISLLQSLAGSTFDSSQLVLTACMGFLSVTEDRLQGLREKHRPAVLAAVEERLKGARVWKDPKGLATKLYSFKHKPESLTKDPRVEEASEVDSLPDLQEQVVWMKVELCRLLEEKRTAILRAEELETALMEMVKQDNRRQLSARVEQLEREVAELQQALSDKTQQENAMIQVLMRVEQEQKVTEDARILAEQDAAAQRYAVEVLQEKHNKALASIAEMEKRVVMAESMLEATLQYESGQVKALASPGSVRPDSPRDMPRKTGLLPFGLGWRDRNKDA; encoded by the exons ATGACGCTCAACGCTTCCCATTTTGTCGCCAATTTCGAGCCCAAACG GGATGCATATGGATTTACTGTGAGACCTCAGCATCTTCATAGATATAGGGAATACTCTACCATCTACAAG gaagaggaagaggaaagaTTTCACAAGTGGAATTGCTTTCTGCAACAGCAAACAGAGTCTACTGTATCTCCGGAGAATGTCAAAACTGTGGAACCTGAAGTTACGGAGCAGCAAATTAAGCCTATTCAGCAGTTGACTGCAGAAGGGGATGCTTCAGGTGGAGTTGAGTCTGTTCCAGACATACTCGAAGAAAATGATGCTGAGAAGGAGGTGCCAGCTATTATACCAAAGGAATCTTCTGAGGTGCATAAGTGGGTCCCTGTTAGACCATCTCTCTGTCACATAGAGGATATGATGAGTTCTCGTGCAAAGAAGGGAAAAAGCATGATAGATGAGCTTATAACCACTGACCATAACCATCTTCCCTCAATTATGGAGGAGAGTCACTCAGGAGAGGAACTTGAGCAAGCACATGAAGAAGAACACTACGACAGCAAAAGGGATGCTGGCCCTGATGCTCCTAAAGAAAGAGGTGCTTCCATCAATGGAGTCTGTACAGAATCCTTGTTTCCTTGGAAAGAACTGGAGTTCCTTGTTCATGGAGGAGTGCCAAGGGATTTGAGGGGAGAG GTATGGCAAGCCTTTGTTGGAGTTAGGACACGCAGGGTAGAGAGATACTACCAGGATTTGCTGGCTCCAGAAAGTGATGCTGGTAAGGACCGGGATGGTGataaatcacaatcacttgAAGATAGAAAGGGACCGAATGAGAATAGTGTCCATGTGCCTGAAAGTTTGAGAAAGCAAATTGAGAAG GATCTGACTAGAACATTTCCTGGACATCCTGCATTAAATGAAAATGGTAGAAATTCTTTGAGGCGTTTACTTTTGGCATATGCTCGACATAACCCATCAGTTGGGTATTGCCAG GCTATGAATTTTTTTGCTGGCTTATTACTTCTTATGATGCCTGAGGAAAATGCCTTTTG GACTTTGGTCGGTATCATTGATGATTACTTTGATGGTTATTACTCTCAGGAAATGATAGAATGCCAG GTTGATCAACTTGTTTTTGAGGAGTTGATGCGTGAAAGGTTTCCTAAACTGG TCAATCATCTCGATTACTTGGGAGTGCAGGTTACATGGATATCCGGGCCATGGTTCCTTTCAATTTTTGTTAATATGCTTCCATGGGAAAGTG TTCTTCGGGTTTGGGATGTTCTTTTGTTTGAAGGAAATCGTGTTATGTTATTTCGGACAGCACTTGCTTTGATGGAGTTATATG GTCCAGTTATAGTCACAACCAAGGATGCTGCAGATGCCATAAGTTTATTGCAATCCTTGGCTGGTTCAACTTTTGATAGCAGCCAACTTGTTTTGACAGCTTGCATGGGTTTCTTGAGTGTCACTGAAGATAGATTGCAAGGGCTAAGAGAGAAACACCGGCCAGCTGTACTTGCAGCTGTGGAGGAAAGATTGAAAGGGGCTCGAGTTTGGAAAGACCCCAAAGGTCTAGCAACTAAGCTGTATAGTTTCAAGCATAAGCCTGAATCCCTGACAAAAGATCCTAGAGTGGAAGAAGCTTCAG AAGTAGATTCACTTCCAGATCTTCAAGAACAG GTTGTATGGATGAAAGTGGAGCTGTGCAGATTACTAGAGGAAAAAAGAACTGCAATTCTAAG AGCTGAAGAGTTGGAGACAGCCCTTATGGAGATGGTCAAGCAAGATAATAGACGTCAACTGAGTGCAAGG GTTGAGCAGTTAGAGCGTGAGGTAGCAGAGTTACAGCAAGCACTTTCTGATAAGACACAGCAGGAGAATGCTATGATTCAG GTCCTGATGCGAGTTGAGCAGGAACAGAAAGTAACAGAAGATGCTCGAATTTTGGCTGAGCAAGATGCAGCTGCTCAGAGATATGCAGTGGAAGTTCTTCAG GAAAAACACAACAAAGCTCTGGCTTCAATTGCTGAGATGGAAAAGAGAGTAGTTATGGCAGAATCGATGCTGGAAGCTACTTTGCAATATGAATCTGGCCAAGTTAAAGCCCTAGCTTCTCCCGG GTCTGTTCGTCCAGATTCTCCTCGGGATATGCCAAGGAAGACTGGTTTGCTCCCTTTCGGCCTTGGCTGGCGTGACAGGAACAAG GACGCATGA
- the LOC113695805 gene encoding protein REVEILLE 8 isoform X2: protein MFDRDWKKIEDFVGSKTVIQIRSHAQKYFLKVQKNGTIAHVPPPRPKRKAAHPYPQKAPKNVLVPVQASIAYPSSVNPLAPGYPTWDDASVIASAQSSGMLPSQDEYSLHGAEADIGSKGATRITNSYITGVGSSSKTLPASELPKQGKQGSLLHGIPDFAEVYSFIGSVFDPTAEGHVQKLKEMDPINFETVLLLMRNLTINLSSPDFEPVRTVLSSYDVNTKCMGVAAGNLVKNPAYLPC from the exons ATCCGCAGCCATGCCCAGAAATACTTTTTAAAGGTGCAAAAGAATGGGACAATAGCACATGTGCCTCCCCCACGGCCTAAGCGCAAAGCTGCTCATCCTTACCCTCAGAAGGCTCCCAAAAATG TTTTAGTTCCTGTACAAGCTTCCATTGCTTATCCTTCTTCAGTGAATCCTCTTGCACCTGGATATCCTACATGGGATGATGCTTCTGTGATCGCAAGTGCTCAATCAAGTGGAATGCTGCCTTCCCAAGATGAGTACAGTCTTCATGGAGCCGAAG CTGATATTGGATCAAAGGGAGCTACAAGGATTACAAACAGCTATATCACTGGTGTTGGGAGTTCTAGTAAAACGCTTCCAGCTTctgaattaccaaaacagggaAAGCAAGGTTCACTTCTTCATG GTATACCAGACTTTGCTGAAGTTTATAGCTTCATTGGCAGTGTCTTTGATCCTACTGCTGAGGGTCATGTGCAGAAGCTCAAGGAGATGGATCCAATAAATTTTGAGACT GTTTTGCTGTTGATGAGAAATCTTACCATCAATTTGTCCAGCCCTGATTTTGAACCAGTT AGAACTGTTCTTTCATCATATGATGTTAATACAAAATGCATGGGGGTTGCTGCCGGCAATTTGGTCAAGAACCCAGCCTATCTACCATGTTGA